A single window of Chloracidobacterium thermophilum B DNA harbors:
- a CDS encoding ABC transporter permease has translation MGYVWFIAQRYLRARRRATLSVAAGLAVLGITVGVWALTVVLAFQSGMESELQGKILAGTAHLNILRRGGRPLPDPAGLKAQIQQTPGVRSATPTTYREVLLTSGSRAAAGVLKAVDLAEPPETLEVTRTLCPGTNLKDLQPTRGPEGRVLDGIIPGKRLAQEAGLRIGDLVEALTPGARGELSPFGWLPTTYTFRVVGFFESGLYEYDAAWAYISLDAARQLTGEETPATVIQVMLDDARAYREVGAVLQSRLGPDYVIEDWATLNRTAFAALNLQRLAFAVVIGLVILVAALNIVTTLMLLVTEKRRDIAILLAMGATPRTILLVFLAQGLALGLAGALCGGLLGAATAIICDRYDLIQLDARMYSIASVPFRFSLLDTGIVLGVALSVSLLATIYPAWRAATLNPVEGLRHA, from the coding sequence GTGGGCTACGTCTGGTTCATTGCGCAGCGCTACCTTCGCGCCCGCCGCCGCGCGACGCTGTCCGTAGCGGCCGGGCTGGCCGTGCTGGGCATCACCGTTGGCGTCTGGGCGCTGACCGTTGTCCTCGCCTTCCAGAGCGGAATGGAATCCGAGCTGCAGGGCAAAATCCTGGCCGGAACGGCCCATCTCAACATTCTGCGCCGGGGTGGGCGTCCGCTGCCCGACCCGGCCGGCCTCAAGGCGCAGATTCAGCAGACGCCGGGCGTCCGGTCAGCCACACCAACGACCTACCGGGAGGTGTTGCTGACGAGCGGCTCGCGGGCGGCCGCCGGGGTTTTGAAAGCTGTTGACCTTGCGGAGCCGCCGGAAACACTTGAAGTCACCCGCACCCTCTGTCCGGGAACCAACCTGAAAGACCTTCAGCCGACACGCGGCCCCGAAGGACGGGTGCTCGACGGCATCATTCCCGGCAAACGCCTGGCGCAGGAAGCCGGACTGCGCATTGGCGATCTGGTGGAAGCCCTGACCCCCGGCGCCCGTGGGGAACTGTCGCCCTTTGGCTGGCTGCCGACGACCTACACCTTTCGCGTCGTGGGTTTTTTTGAGTCCGGGTTGTATGAGTACGACGCCGCCTGGGCCTACATTTCCCTCGATGCAGCGCGGCAGCTTACGGGTGAGGAGACACCAGCGACGGTCATTCAGGTCATGCTCGACGACGCGCGCGCCTACCGTGAAGTGGGCGCGGTGCTCCAGTCCCGGCTTGGCCCCGACTACGTCATCGAAGACTGGGCCACACTCAACCGGACGGCCTTTGCCGCCCTCAACCTCCAGCGCCTGGCCTTTGCCGTCGTCATCGGGCTGGTCATTCTCGTGGCGGCGCTCAACATCGTGACGACCCTGATGTTGCTGGTCACGGAAAAACGCCGCGACATCGCCATTCTGCTCGCCATGGGAGCGACGCCGCGCACGATTCTGCTGGTATTTCTGGCGCAGGGATTGGCGCTGGGACTCGCGGGGGCGCTGTGTGGCGGTTTGCTGGGCGCCGCCACGGCCATTATCTGTGACCGCTACGACCTGATTCAGCTCGATGCCCGGATGTACTCCATCGCGTCCGTACCTTTTCGCTTTTCGCTGCTCGATACGGGCATCGTGCTGGGCGTTGCGCTCAGTGTGAGTCTGCTGGCCACTATCTATCCGGCGTGGCGGGCCGCCACGCTCAACCCGGTGGAAGGATTGCGCCATGCGTAG
- a CDS encoding tetratricopeptide repeat protein, with protein MSASRLALLLSGCCLTVGSLAAPAFSQQSPKPRVEKPQPAASTSAPAPAKVSREQRIQAYEKFLQARRYIAQADPLNAIAAFKEVLTLDPTAAAAHVELGNLYLEGRNLRDAEYHARQAVALDPEDAMAHWLLGRVLFSQSIGAALNREKAREAVAAFETVAKLDALNLEVYRLLGRLYRDLNDTENALSAYAKLIGANQGGPEEFAAATELYLRKRRYRDAANTARQAYILSGENPQWGYQLSQALLYAGQTAEAIDVLKELLEENGNNLRLILSYAEALMRGGRYAEAEQQVQRILSERPNHPEALSILAQVQRRSGRREEAVKTLRQALAGQDVTETLAQQYALAETLVELGRTEEAVAAYESALRSVSNPDNTVSESQRERAELILMRIASAYKAAGKVEQELATYDRMRRLLGSESTLADLLLIESLRNEGKHEEALKAARAARQRFPNERQFVYLEAQVLARLGQVDQALKELSKVAEETDDAGEVAQMKAIVLSDANRFEDAERLARQAVRYDEKNIAYLVTLSSILERRKQYAESEQLLRTVLALDPDNPTALNNLGYFLAERNERLDEALALVQRAVNIEPTNSSFLDSLGWVYFKQNRLDLARQYIEQALSYDRRNATLNDHMGDVLERLGDLEGARRYWKIARSLATDPEDINRIDAKLQRGQTAETQ; from the coding sequence ATGTCAGCTTCACGCCTTGCCCTATTGCTTTCAGGCTGCTGTCTCACGGTCGGTTCCCTTGCGGCCCCGGCGTTTTCCCAGCAATCACCCAAGCCACGGGTCGAGAAGCCCCAGCCTGCCGCCTCAACCTCAGCTCCGGCACCGGCCAAAGTGTCCCGTGAGCAGCGCATCCAGGCCTACGAAAAGTTCCTTCAGGCGCGACGCTACATTGCCCAGGCCGACCCGCTCAACGCCATTGCCGCCTTCAAGGAAGTGCTGACGCTCGATCCCACGGCTGCCGCGGCCCACGTCGAGTTGGGCAATCTGTATCTGGAAGGACGCAACCTGCGGGATGCCGAATATCACGCCCGCCAGGCCGTGGCGCTCGATCCCGAAGATGCCATGGCCCACTGGCTGCTCGGACGGGTGCTCTTTTCCCAGTCCATCGGCGCAGCACTCAACCGTGAAAAGGCTCGCGAAGCCGTTGCCGCCTTTGAAACTGTTGCCAAACTGGACGCCCTCAACCTTGAGGTGTACCGCTTGCTCGGCCGGCTCTACCGCGATTTGAACGATACTGAAAACGCCCTCTCCGCCTATGCCAAACTCATCGGTGCCAATCAGGGCGGGCCGGAAGAGTTTGCCGCCGCCACTGAGCTGTATCTCCGCAAGCGACGTTACCGGGATGCCGCTAACACGGCCCGCCAGGCCTACATCCTGAGCGGTGAAAATCCCCAGTGGGGCTACCAGCTTTCACAGGCCCTGCTGTATGCTGGCCAAACCGCCGAGGCCATTGATGTTCTCAAGGAACTGCTTGAAGAAAACGGCAACAACCTGCGGCTCATCCTCAGCTATGCCGAGGCCCTCATGCGCGGCGGACGCTACGCTGAAGCCGAACAGCAGGTGCAGCGCATTCTCTCCGAACGCCCCAACCATCCTGAAGCCCTCTCCATTCTGGCCCAGGTGCAACGGCGCAGCGGGCGGCGCGAAGAAGCCGTCAAAACGCTCCGCCAGGCGCTGGCCGGACAGGACGTGACGGAGACGCTCGCCCAGCAGTACGCCCTGGCTGAAACCCTTGTGGAGTTGGGGCGGACTGAAGAAGCCGTGGCCGCTTACGAATCAGCCCTGCGCAGTGTCTCCAATCCCGACAACACGGTGAGCGAAAGCCAGCGGGAGCGCGCGGAACTCATCCTGATGCGGATTGCCAGCGCCTACAAGGCGGCCGGAAAAGTCGAGCAGGAACTGGCTACTTACGACCGCATGCGCCGCCTGCTCGGCAGTGAAAGCACCCTGGCCGACCTGCTGCTCATTGAGTCGTTGCGCAATGAAGGGAAACACGAAGAAGCTCTCAAGGCGGCTCGCGCCGCCCGGCAGCGCTTTCCCAACGAGCGCCAGTTTGTGTACCTCGAAGCCCAAGTGCTGGCCCGCCTGGGACAGGTTGACCAGGCCCTGAAAGAGTTGTCCAAGGTTGCCGAAGAGACCGACGACGCCGGCGAAGTCGCCCAGATGAAAGCCATCGTGCTCAGCGACGCCAACCGCTTCGAGGATGCCGAACGCCTGGCGCGCCAGGCCGTGCGCTACGACGAGAAAAACATCGCTTACCTTGTCACCCTCAGCTCCATCCTCGAACGCCGCAAGCAGTATGCCGAATCTGAACAACTGCTGCGCACCGTGCTGGCACTCGACCCGGACAACCCCACCGCCCTCAACAACCTGGGCTACTTCCTCGCCGAGCGCAACGAGCGCCTCGATGAGGCCCTGGCCCTTGTCCAGCGGGCAGTCAACATCGAGCCGACGAACAGCTCCTTTCTCGACAGCCTGGGCTGGGTTTATTTCAAACAAAACCGCCTCGACCTGGCCCGGCAGTACATCGAGCAGGCCCTCAGCTACGACCGGCGCAACGCGACCCTCAACGATCACATGGGGGATGTACTGGAGCGCCTGGGCGATCTGGAAGGTGCCCGGCGGTACTGGAAAATCGCCCGCAGCCTGGCCACCGACCCGGAGGACATCAACCGGATTGACGCCAAACTGCAACGCGGACAAACGGCTGAAACCCAGTAA
- a CDS encoding HEAT repeat domain-containing protein, with translation MRSLRHITWLVVGFTGWLVLEAPAQTSPPPGDWLARATVLAAAPPCAPDVAAALDDPHWYVRARAIQTLGRQRCTAAVPALLAHFDHEDWDNQARLLVALGQIGDPAGLPLVAQYATGPAGTLRTVALAALGGFTAAQVAPVLATALEQPLNRDEKCIVARQIGVFRLGDCVSRLADWLGQDEELDRLIAVAQYRTGDQAAGRHVLEVFDRLDAPTRLQLLGDWAERPDVRATDLLLKVLRSDSPEHRLAAARAWAAYGAQMPIAETLTVLPDVDAEVRHVLVAALGGCPAEETVAAVIERLKADPPAEARATYLDALDTLDREAVTAALLAARQARLPFAEQALEKLGITPEALAARLAVPTLTPTARITLAVQLGQLGDLRAFDLLRQALLSGDEVTRCAAAEALGQLQDARAVELLLDVLDDEVPRVQSAAAASLARLGMTPARLVATLDAPNISLRTEALRLLGRLSDVTTLPAVAAQTREGEPLPVRLAAVAALGRLRHPDAVPVLVRLLSAREPALRMQAVSALGEIGEARAVAALLPLLRDPDAAVVGKVVAALSRTKAPSAVTPLLAALQHPDWRVRAAVARSLDAWEDTRIPPALAAALEDPSALVRFHARQSLLKLAVAPETLLPVALGQSRPRGWYGAYVTLQELAPESIRDELRRSLDAPDPKTRALAAALARRYPDPDMLALLWQRLDAETRFAVRWWLVRALADFGEAAREGAMKRARSKHPRLRADAMRVLGWLPSNRESQLVLREGLADAENQIRSAAVEALGRIGDVAALAPLLARQSGAFTVAPDELVDALLACGEAGRAVLRQAVAGSEPAIRALLLQRLGADGHPDALPLLLEGLRDASPLVRQAARQGLARQSDERAAQALAALPDEP, from the coding sequence ATGCGTAGCCTGCGGCACATCACCTGGCTGGTGGTGGGGTTCACCGGCTGGCTGGTTCTGGAAGCTCCGGCACAAACGTCGCCCCCGCCCGGTGACTGGCTGGCGCGCGCGACGGTGCTGGCCGCCGCGCCCCCCTGTGCGCCGGATGTTGCTGCCGCACTCGATGACCCGCACTGGTACGTCCGCGCCCGCGCCATCCAGACTCTGGGACGGCAACGCTGCACAGCGGCGGTCCCGGCCCTGCTGGCCCACTTCGACCACGAGGATTGGGACAATCAGGCACGCCTGCTCGTGGCGCTGGGGCAGATTGGCGACCCGGCCGGGTTGCCGCTGGTGGCCCAGTACGCTACGGGCCCGGCCGGCACGCTGCGCACCGTGGCCCTGGCCGCCCTGGGAGGTTTTACGGCCGCCCAGGTCGCGCCGGTGTTGGCCACGGCGCTCGAACAACCGCTGAACCGCGATGAAAAGTGCATTGTTGCCCGCCAGATTGGCGTCTTCCGCCTGGGGGACTGTGTCTCCCGGCTGGCGGACTGGCTCGGGCAGGATGAGGAACTCGACCGCCTCATCGCTGTGGCGCAGTATCGCACCGGGGATCAGGCTGCCGGGCGGCACGTCCTCGAAGTTTTTGACCGTCTCGATGCGCCAACCCGGTTGCAGCTTCTTGGTGATTGGGCGGAACGCCCCGACGTGCGCGCCACAGACCTCCTGCTGAAGGTTCTCCGGTCGGACTCTCCGGAGCACCGGCTGGCGGCAGCACGGGCCTGGGCGGCATACGGCGCGCAGATGCCCATCGCGGAAACCCTGACCGTCCTGCCCGATGTGGACGCCGAGGTGCGTCACGTCCTCGTAGCGGCGCTGGGAGGCTGCCCGGCAGAAGAAACCGTGGCGGCCGTCATCGAACGGCTGAAGGCGGACCCCCCGGCGGAGGCCCGAGCGACCTACTTGGACGCACTCGACACCCTTGACCGGGAGGCGGTGACGGCAGCGCTGCTGGCGGCCCGGCAGGCGCGGCTGCCATTCGCCGAACAGGCTCTGGAAAAGCTGGGCATCACGCCGGAGGCGCTGGCGGCCCGGCTGGCCGTGCCGACGTTGACGCCGACGGCGCGGATCACCCTGGCGGTTCAGCTCGGACAACTCGGCGACCTGCGGGCCTTTGACCTTCTCCGCCAGGCGTTGCTGTCCGGGGATGAAGTGACGCGCTGCGCTGCCGCCGAAGCGTTGGGGCAGTTGCAGGATGCGCGGGCGGTCGAACTGTTGCTCGATGTCCTGGACGATGAGGTGCCACGTGTCCAGTCGGCGGCGGCGGCGTCCCTGGCACGCCTGGGGATGACACCCGCCCGCCTGGTGGCAACGCTGGATGCCCCGAACATCAGCCTGCGCACTGAGGCACTGCGGCTTCTCGGAAGGCTCAGTGACGTTACGACGCTGCCGGCCGTGGCGGCGCAGACGCGGGAAGGGGAGCCACTTCCGGTACGCCTGGCCGCCGTGGCAGCGCTGGGTCGCCTGCGTCATCCAGATGCCGTTCCGGTGTTGGTACGTCTGCTGTCGGCCCGGGAGCCAGCCCTGCGGATGCAGGCGGTCAGCGCCCTGGGCGAGATTGGAGAGGCGCGCGCCGTTGCCGCGCTGCTGCCGCTGCTGCGCGACCCGGATGCGGCCGTGGTGGGAAAGGTCGTTGCGGCGCTCTCCCGGACGAAAGCCCCGTCGGCTGTGACACCTCTGCTGGCGGCGCTTCAGCACCCGGACTGGCGGGTCCGCGCCGCCGTGGCGCGCAGTCTGGATGCCTGGGAGGACACACGCATTCCGCCGGCCCTGGCAGCGGCGTTGGAAGACCCTTCCGCGCTCGTGCGGTTTCACGCCCGCCAATCGCTGCTGAAACTGGCCGTTGCGCCAGAGACGCTGCTGCCGGTAGCCCTCGGCCAGAGCCGCCCGCGTGGGTGGTATGGCGCTTACGTTACGTTGCAGGAACTGGCGCCCGAATCCATACGGGATGAGCTGCGGCGCTCCCTCGATGCACCCGACCCGAAGACCCGTGCCCTGGCGGCGGCGCTGGCGCGGCGCTACCCGGACCCAGACATGCTGGCGTTGCTCTGGCAGCGCCTGGACGCCGAAACCCGCTTTGCCGTCCGGTGGTGGCTCGTCCGCGCCCTGGCCGACTTCGGGGAAGCAGCCCGGGAAGGGGCCATGAAGCGCGCCCGGTCAAAACATCCCCGGTTGCGCGCCGACGCCATGCGCGTTCTGGGTTGGCTTCCGTCCAACCGGGAAAGCCAGTTGGTGTTGCGGGAAGGGCTGGCTGATGCCGAAAACCAAATCCGTTCGGCGGCCGTGGAAGCTTTGGGACGCATCGGCGATGTCGCTGCCCTGGCACCGCTTCTGGCACGTCAGAGTGGGGCTTTCACCGTTGCCCCGGATGAACTGGTGGATGCGCTGCTGGCCTGTGGCGAGGCCGGGCGGGCCGTGTTGCGTCAGGCCGTGGCCGGAAGTGAGCCAGCCATTCGGGCGCTGCTGCTTCAGCGGCTTGGGGCCGATGGGCATCCCGATGCGCTGCCCCTGCTGCTGGAGGGCCTGCGCGATGCGTCGCCCCTTGTACGCCAGGCGGCACGCCAGGGTTTGGCGCGGCAATCGGATGAACGCGCGGCGCAGGCGCTGGCCGCGTTGCCCGATGAACCATAA